CTGCTACACGCATAGCCAAATGATCTTGAATATTTTCTCTGTAAAATTTTATTCGCTCAACCGGATCCTGCATTTGTTCAAAAAAGGACTGAGGAACCGGAAGGGGGTCTACAGTACGCCACACTCTCCCGTGGTGTTCTATTAGCCTTGTGCGCAAGGGGTCCCTTGTCGATAGGCTTTCTAAACCCACTTGTTCTCCTCGAACTTCATGGTGGGGTCTCGGGTCAATAATTTCCCTTTGTGATCCTGGGCGGATAGCCTTTGGCATCTTCTTGTCCTTTGCTTGAGTTTGAATGTCTTATAGAGATCTGAAAAATAAAAAGCGAACCATTACTGCTTTTATTGAGGAAACAATTATATCAATAAAAGAAGTTATTGTAAATTAATCTTAAAAAGGGGTGTGGTTTATATTAATATGAATGAAAAGAAAAGTCTTAAAGAAAATAATATTCAATATTTAAAGTAGAATTAGGGTAGATTTTATTTTTCCTTGTTCTACCTTCAACGGGATCTATTGTTACTGCTCTCAAAGCTCTTTTATGGCCCCCTACATTTAAATGACTAGAAAAGCCTCTACTTTCCAAATCTGCGCACCTATCCACAAAAGTTCGATACACTAATGCAACTGCTTTCGTCTAAAGCGAGGAATAGTAGAGTTATTACAACTTCACCTGCGGCGCTAGCTCTTTTAAAAGGGGGCCACAAACTCGCGGCCTCCATCGCATAATATGGCATCGACATGCCAAAAGTATTATTGAATCCGAGGAGTTAGGGAACTCCTGGAACTGATCGCATTGGGACTAAGGTGATGCTGCTTTGAATTCAAAACCCACCAACAAGTAAAAGAATGCATAGCCGCTTTACTTTAAGTTATAAACCTCAAAAGATTCTATGTTCCCACCGAAGTATTAAGAAAGGCCATGACTTCCCACTCTTTAAAGACTTAATTTTACCTTCAAATCAGCGGGCCATAAAAGATCCTTTAATTTTTGTGAAGAACTGTTAATTTTATAAAACTGCTTGCTTTATAAAGTGCCTCTCTTTACAAGTTTTATAGCATTTTCTGACTTGAAAGCAAATTTTTTAAACAACGAGTATGGCCATGAAATATTTTTTCTACTTTATCGTTCTAGTCGTGTTCTCAAGCTGCTCTCCGCATGTTCATGAGCAAACAATTTCTTTGTCCAAAGAAGATCTTACGCTTATCTCAGAAGCCTTAGCAGAACAGAACAGGAAAACCGAATTTTCTATTGATCAGCCTCATCTTATCGTTAAACGTATTCCCATTAAAGATGTCCCTGGATTTTCAGCTAAGTGCAATGAAAACGTTGAGATGGACCCTCTAATCGCTTTAGGCGTTGAAGCTGTCGGTTTAAGTCCTGGAGAAGAATTTAGTTTTTATGTTTTCACTACTCGAAACCCCGGAATGTGGATGGGTAACTTTATCGCTAATGACGAAGGTCGGCTTATCTCTCCTCGCTATTTAAGTCGAGCTCCCTACTTCTTTTATGAGCTATTAAAAGAGTGCAGGAAAGGAGAAGAGTTTTCCTTTGTGCTTATCTCAAAAGACAAACAAAAATGCATTGCAGCCAGCTACATCCCAGACCCAATTTCTGCAAAATGGAAGGATGGGGCTTCTGTCAATTTAATCAGCTTAGATGAAGACTGCACCACGTTTCAACTTGTTGGTAGGGGGTTTCAACCCAATGAAATGCTAAAAACGATTTCGATTTCTTGCGGAGAATTTGGCGAAATAAATTTTAATACTCAAGAAGATGGGACGTTTAGAATGCTCCTATCACCAGCTGTGGTTGGCTATCCTGATGGTGGGGAAGCAAGGTTTATTATAAAACGCAAAAGAATGCCTGTAAAAACACTGCGCTACTACCATGGAAAGGCTGCAAAAATCAAAAAAACAGAAATCCCTTATAAAGACAAAACCGCTTATTAAAACATATAAAGCCCCTTTTATGAAATCCTTGGAAGAGCAAAATAAAGAACTACAAAATTACCTTAACCATCACATTCCCATTTGTCAAGCCATGGAAATCGCTGTTGAGAAAGCTTCTTCAACAGAGGTCATTTTAGCGGCTCCCTTTGCCAAAAACTTTAACCATCAGCAGACTATTTTTGGAGGGAGCCTTCACGCCGTAGCCACGCTAGCTTGCTGGACCATGCTCTATGTAAATTTACAAATGATTAAAGATAGGTCATTTCAAATTGTCATTACAGAAAGTCATGTTTCATACAAAGCTCCAGTCGGCGGCGACTTTAAAGCCGCTTGTTCTAAACCAGAATTAGAAGAGTGGCAGCGTTTTCTAAAAACCCTGCATAAAAAGAATAAAGCGCGTATTCATTTAACCGCAACGATCCATTACCAAGGGCTTTTATGTGTAGATTATCAGGGTACTTTTGCTGCTCTCTAGTTCACAAAAAAGAAGTCTTAAATAATTATTCTCTTCTGCTAAATTTCCCCACCCTAACCTCTAAAAAAAATTTTGAATAGCACAATAAAGAAAAGCGCTTTAGTATGACATTTTCCTGGGGAGAGTCATCACACAAGCGCTCATACTGCTGCAGGTCATTTTGGAAAAGAATAAGCATTTAAAGAAAAATTGGAGCAATTTTTTCAAAAAATGGGTAGACCCATTGAATGCCTTTGCTATCGAGTGCATTACTGCATTTAGATTTGTTTTACCGGCGGGCTTTCAATGGGCTTGGCGCAAA
The DNA window shown above is from Chlamydiales bacterium STE3 and carries:
- a CDS encoding Uncharacterized protein (Product derived from UniProtKB/Trembl:F8L1D0); translation: MERLQKSKKQKSLIKTKPLIKTYKAPFMKSLEEQNKELQNYLNHHIPICQAMEIAVEKASSTEVILAAPFAKNFNHQQTIFGGSLHAVATLACWTMLYVNLQMIKDRSFQIVITESHVSYKAPVGGDFKAACSKPELEEWQRFLKTLHKKNKARIHLTATIHYQGLLCVDYQGTFAAL